The Planococcus liqunii genome includes a region encoding these proteins:
- a CDS encoding polysaccharide biosynthesis protein encodes MTIKKRFISLFFIDSLILLSSIYACYLFLYPYASVLSNEMLFISTVTLFIAYHSFAWHFGLYRKVWSYASVDELKSIVVAVSLTIFVAMIMQYAYSSQLYIRTLMLSWMLLVFFIGASRISLRILQEGKIKKKAILSSRTMVVGAGQGGRMIARHMKQNPEWGRNPVIFADDDKTQWGLEINGIEVAGSLERIPEFVADHKIDQIVIAIPSLSKKEMAELTKMCIDTGAKTQTLPRIEDLMTGKIKISDIRDVKIEDLLGREEVKLDMAAIEEQVQGKTVMVTGAGGSIGSEICRQISNFNPSRLLLLGHGENSIYTIDMELRRKVPKTTEIIPIIADVQDRERIFQVVNQFRPDMIYHAAAHKHVPLMEANPLEAVKNNVFGTKNIAEAADKYGVDSFVMISTDKAVNPPNIMGATKRFAEMIVQNLAINSRTTFSAVRFGNVLGSRGSVVPLFKEQIAKGGPITITDPEMTRYFMTIPEASRLVIQAGLLASGGEVFVLDMGEPVKIVDLARNLIKLSGYEENEIKIQFTGMRPGEKLYEELLDASEIQEEKIFPKIYIGKSTPIGQVEMLKVIKQLPEMDAEETKEVLLKLANRKRPEPEWQDGWKVEAKGEYA; translated from the coding sequence TTGACGATAAAGAAAAGGTTCATTTCATTATTCTTCATTGACTCACTAATCCTTCTTTCCTCCATCTATGCTTGTTATTTGTTTCTGTATCCGTATGCGAGCGTGCTGTCCAATGAAATGCTATTCATTAGTACGGTCACGCTTTTCATTGCTTACCATTCGTTTGCCTGGCATTTCGGTTTATACCGCAAAGTCTGGTCTTATGCATCTGTTGACGAATTGAAATCAATTGTTGTGGCTGTGTCGTTGACTATATTTGTAGCGATGATCATGCAGTATGCATATTCAAGCCAGCTGTATATCAGGACTTTGATGCTTTCGTGGATGTTGCTGGTTTTCTTTATCGGAGCTTCCCGGATTTCCTTGAGAATCCTTCAGGAAGGCAAAATCAAGAAAAAAGCGATACTGAGCAGCCGCACAATGGTAGTAGGGGCGGGACAGGGAGGCAGAATGATTGCAAGGCATATGAAGCAAAATCCGGAATGGGGAAGAAATCCAGTGATCTTTGCAGATGATGATAAAACGCAATGGGGGCTTGAAATCAACGGAATTGAGGTCGCAGGTTCTCTTGAACGAATTCCTGAATTTGTAGCTGACCATAAAATTGATCAGATTGTCATTGCGATTCCATCCCTTTCGAAAAAAGAGATGGCCGAATTGACGAAAATGTGCATCGACACCGGGGCCAAAACACAAACGCTGCCTCGTATCGAAGATTTAATGACTGGAAAAATTAAGATCAGCGATATCCGAGATGTGAAAATTGAAGACTTGCTCGGACGTGAGGAAGTAAAGCTGGATATGGCAGCAATCGAAGAGCAGGTCCAAGGGAAAACGGTGATGGTAACGGGTGCCGGCGGCTCGATCGGCTCAGAAATTTGCCGACAGATTTCCAACTTCAACCCGTCGCGCCTTTTGTTGCTGGGCCATGGAGAAAACTCCATTTACACCATTGATATGGAGCTTCGCAGAAAAGTGCCGAAAACGACAGAAATTATTCCCATTATTGCAGATGTCCAGGACCGGGAACGCATTTTCCAGGTAGTCAACCAGTTCCGGCCGGATATGATATATCATGCAGCTGCCCATAAGCACGTTCCGCTAATGGAAGCGAATCCACTGGAAGCGGTGAAAAACAATGTGTTCGGCACGAAGAACATTGCGGAAGCTGCAGACAAATACGGAGTTGACAGCTTCGTTATGATTTCGACCGATAAAGCGGTCAATCCGCCGAATATCATGGGAGCAACCAAGCGTTTTGCGGAAATGATCGTACAGAATCTGGCAATCAACAGCAGAACCACTTTCTCAGCGGTGCGTTTTGGAAATGTACTCGGATCGCGTGGGAGTGTGGTGCCGCTATTTAAGGAACAGATTGCAAAAGGCGGCCCGATTACGATAACCGACCCTGAAATGACCCGTTACTTCATGACCATTCCTGAGGCGTCGCGCTTGGTGATTCAAGCAGGCCTCCTGGCTTCCGGAGGAGAAGTATTCGTTCTGGACATGGGAGAACCTGTGAAGATTGTCGATCTTGCCCGCAATTTGATCAAGTTGTCCGGCTATGAAGAAAACGAAATCAAAATTCAATTTACAGGCATGCGGCCAGGCGAAAAATTGTATGAAGAACTGCTCGATGCCAGTGAAATTCAGGAAGAAAAGATTTTTCCGAAAATTTATATCGGAAAATCCACCCCGATTGGCCAAGTAGAGATGCTGAAGGTCATCAAACAGCTTCCTGAGATGGATGCCGAAGAAACGAAGGAAGTGTTGCTGAAGCTGGCAAACCGCAAGCGCCCGGAACCGGAGTGGCAGGACGGTTGGAAAGTAGAGGCAAAAGGCGAATATGCTTAA
- a CDS encoding CpsD/CapB family tyrosine-protein kinase yields MWTQKKSKGSATRKLVGHTKPQALVNEQYRTIRTNINFSLPGHETKTILFTSAAKEEGKSTTSCNMAIVFAEAGKRVLLVDADMRRPTLHHSFHLSNKIGLSNLLLKKGRLQDCVKRSGITGLDLLLCGQIPPNPAELLSSPVLDDLLEEMKARYDLIIIDSPPLLAVTDSKILANKCDATVLVVNTGKTEKDSVKKARDALVTSKAFILGVVMNNYELTKENYYYHNYNS; encoded by the coding sequence ATGTGGACGCAGAAAAAATCAAAGGGGTCAGCAACCCGAAAATTGGTGGGTCATACTAAGCCCCAAGCATTGGTGAACGAGCAGTACCGTACCATCCGGACAAATATCAATTTTTCCTTGCCAGGCCATGAAACGAAAACCATTTTGTTCACATCGGCTGCAAAAGAAGAAGGAAAATCAACAACTTCCTGCAATATGGCCATTGTCTTTGCAGAGGCAGGAAAAAGAGTGCTGCTAGTCGATGCCGATATGAGGCGGCCGACCCTGCACCATTCGTTCCATCTTAGCAACAAAATTGGCTTGTCCAATCTGCTTTTGAAAAAAGGCCGATTGCAGGACTGTGTGAAAAGAAGCGGTATCACCGGGCTGGATCTGCTGCTGTGCGGCCAGATTCCTCCAAATCCGGCAGAGCTGCTCAGTTCTCCAGTGCTCGACGACTTGCTGGAAGAAATGAAAGCGCGGTATGACTTGATCATCATTGATTCTCCGCCTCTATTAGCAGTCACCGATTCAAAAATATTAGCGAATAAGTGTGATGCTACTGTTTTGGTAGTGAATACAGGCAAAACAGAAAAAGACAGCGTCAAAAAAGCGAGAGATGCACTTGTTACTTCAAAAGCATTTATCCTCGGCGTTGTAATGAATAATTATGAGCTTACCAAAGAAAATTATTATTACCATAACTACAACAGCTAA
- a CDS encoding YveK family protein → MESTFNVKEFLIALRKRLPLIIIVTLLFVALSGIVSYTMMKPIYQASTQILVNQKITNSLQSNDLNIDANIQLVETYNIIIKSPAILSEVIEELELKESVSDLDKSITVSSEENAQILTLEVEDASMERAVLIANTTASVFQAKIKTLMNVDNVNILAPAIVPVDPEPVKPDPLFNMAIGAIIGFMLGTGLAILVEQMNTTIRKEEDIEEITGLQVLGIVSNVPGSKEYKRTTNINEKKELIADVDAEKIKGVSNPKIGGSY, encoded by the coding sequence ATGGAAAGTACGTTCAATGTAAAAGAATTTTTAATCGCTTTACGTAAACGGCTACCGCTGATCATCATTGTGACTTTGTTATTTGTCGCATTGAGCGGAATTGTTAGCTACACGATGATGAAGCCGATTTATCAGGCATCCACACAAATTTTAGTGAACCAGAAAATCACCAACTCGCTCCAGTCCAACGATTTGAATATCGATGCCAATATTCAATTGGTTGAAACGTATAACATTATCATCAAGAGTCCCGCTATTCTATCGGAAGTAATTGAAGAACTGGAATTGAAAGAATCTGTTTCAGACCTGGATAAGAGCATTACCGTATCAAGTGAAGAAAATGCCCAGATCCTCACGCTGGAAGTGGAAGATGCTTCGATGGAGCGCGCTGTACTGATCGCCAATACGACGGCTTCCGTTTTCCAGGCAAAAATCAAAACCTTGATGAATGTCGATAATGTCAACATCCTGGCACCGGCAATCGTGCCGGTAGATCCTGAACCGGTCAAGCCGGACCCTCTCTTTAATATGGCCATCGGTGCAATTATCGGCTTTATGCTTGGAACAGGCCTTGCCATCCTGGTTGAGCAAATGAATACAACAATCCGGAAAGAAGAAGATATTGAAGAAATCACAGGGCTTCAAGTACTCGGAATTGTCAGCAATGTACCAGGCAGCAAGGAATACAAACGGACAACCAATATTAACGAAAAGAAGGAGTTGATAGCTGATGTGGACGCAGAAAAAATCAAAGGGGTCAGCAACCCGAAAATTGGTGGGTCATACTAA
- a CDS encoding DUF4870 domain-containing protein, which produces MIENNFKMSDEQHLSNLDKQTVFKRPAEVGAVSPDSTSIGLHENIAGSLAYLLGFFTGFVLLLIERENRFVRFHAIQSIYLSISFLIVFVTMGMLPVVGWLSGVILSPIGLVLWIILMLNAYNGKYSKIAYIGEIAEKQAH; this is translated from the coding sequence ATGATTGAGAATAATTTCAAAATGTCTGATGAACAGCACTTAAGCAATCTGGATAAACAAACAGTGTTTAAACGGCCGGCAGAAGTAGGCGCTGTCAGTCCGGACAGCACATCCATAGGGCTTCATGAAAATATTGCTGGCTCTCTGGCTTATCTGCTCGGTTTTTTTACAGGCTTCGTACTTCTCTTGATTGAAAGAGAAAATCGATTTGTCCGGTTCCATGCAATTCAATCCATTTATTTATCGATCAGCTTTTTAATTGTATTTGTCACCATGGGCATGCTGCCTGTAGTGGGTTGGCTGTCCGGTGTAATCCTATCGCCGATCGGCTTGGTGCTTTGGATCATTCTTATGCTGAACGCCTATAACGGCAAGTATTCAAAAATTGCCTACATCGGGGAAATTGCAGAAAAGCAAGCGCATTAA
- a CDS encoding response regulator transcription factor, which yields MSEATVLVVEDEEGIRELIRLFLIKKGYKVIDAEDGYEAMDKLAKENPDLILLDIEMPGINGLEVCEQIRMQTKMPILFVSYRKELSYKIQGLEAGGDDYITKPFDFNELEARIRAILRRNGWTNGEEEKLSVLQYNNIKIHIDARELYIDDKPVHLYHKEFQLLLLLAQTPNRVWTAEQLYDRIWGYYSEGDIQTVKVHISNLRRKVEKDPANPLHIRTVRGFGYKFATE from the coding sequence ATGAGTGAAGCTACTGTGCTCGTTGTAGAAGATGAAGAAGGAATCCGTGAGTTGATCCGGTTGTTTTTAATTAAAAAAGGCTACAAGGTCATTGATGCTGAAGACGGCTATGAAGCCATGGATAAGCTTGCCAAAGAAAATCCGGACTTGATTTTGCTGGATATTGAAATGCCAGGAATCAATGGTTTGGAAGTATGCGAACAAATCCGGATGCAGACAAAAATGCCTATTCTTTTTGTCAGTTACCGCAAAGAGCTTTCGTATAAAATACAGGGGCTTGAAGCCGGAGGCGACGATTACATTACAAAACCGTTCGATTTCAACGAGCTGGAAGCGCGCATCCGGGCCATTTTAAGAAGAAATGGCTGGACCAATGGAGAAGAAGAGAAGCTCTCGGTCTTGCAGTACAACAATATTAAAATTCATATTGATGCACGGGAGCTGTATATTGACGACAAGCCGGTCCACCTTTACCATAAAGAATTCCAGTTGCTTCTGCTGCTTGCCCAGACGCCAAACCGGGTTTGGACCGCTGAACAATTGTATGACCGTATTTGGGGCTATTATTCGGAAGGGGACATCCAGACCGTAAAAGTCCATATCAGCAATTTGCGGCGCAAAGTAGAGAAGGATCCGGCCAATCCTTTGCATATCCGTACCGTCAGAGGGTTTGGCTATAAATTTGCAACTGAGTAA
- a CDS encoding ATP-binding protein, with protein MSSTYQNISWAMKFLFVFWALLMLAGSGNEPPHPIESEQILELSDSQTHLEIENGLYIFEDGQGDFTIEDMTRPIMDMQFMPNIEGALNKGFTETVYWLRFQVQNASPDKTWLLEVAAPSLSSATLYSPAENGGYSAKELGRNSDLKEREVYHRNLVYNLELEEGAIKTYYMRVESEGPLQIPVSIWESKRFEEKARTTTVFIGIVSGILFVVLLYHFAQFIKVRQLSYLYFVFLAFSFIFTFTSMAGLTLTFIWPDLLWLNEQFLLLLAGFSNVFVLLFTENFLDVRRHLTRAKRIFQLLSITSLAGIAMLLFSNEGARWLIPAMLIASLAFIFSMAIFSVQKGIIYSRYFAAAAFFLFFGTAFSFLTLAGNIPFTGRSHHAGYIAVCLGVLLIALALADKADVKRQEKYELERKAIERQRLAMESLKHANERKDELLAVTSHNLRTPLYGMIGIAESLQEMSAGRISPAMSHQLGTIISSGKKLAHMINDILDFSKLKQNTLDIHVEPVHLADTAETVITLCAPLVKEKQVALYHTISDNLPLVIADPDRVQQVLFNLIGNAVKYTQTGEIVVSAQKTGKQIKISVRDTGKGIQEDKISSLFEPYRPEESDDGEGRGVGIGLNISKRLVELQGGWVEVESKVGTGSIFSFTLPIYVKEELEEPEPNGNLVVEEMSSEELAHTMAQRRFDRKQIRILVVDPEGVNRQMVTYQLMREDYEVAGVTSGEDALQLLEERPIDMVILEWELADMSGDELSRSIRKKFTLTELPILMLSKEEGLEHKTNAFTAGANDYLVKPCDKEEFMARVETLANLRSLTQEITNINYFLERNIKERTMALEITNMNLVTVNDEIQEIEKSRNEMLSTISHELGTPITLIHSYIQAVKESLIDEKNPRYLDMIHNKLLLLERLTEDLVELSKYKSGNMTLRFEQVKLGDWLQRLVLGMEYDVTQSGRIFEHQKGKHEPWQDRMALSIDVDRIDQVFSNVLWNAVKHTSSIDGKITVSAEVFTHDKEDTVLDLEEFDGEVIIKVADTGSGIDKDILPHIFDRFFKMDASATYKGSGLGLAIAKEIILSHKGEIWAESEVGKGSVFYIALPLNF; from the coding sequence ATGTCTTCAACTTATCAGAATATATCTTGGGCGATGAAATTCCTATTTGTCTTTTGGGCATTATTGATGCTAGCGGGCAGCGGAAATGAGCCGCCGCATCCCATTGAAAGTGAACAGATTCTGGAGTTGAGCGATTCGCAGACTCATTTGGAAATAGAAAATGGTTTGTATATTTTCGAAGACGGTCAAGGAGATTTTACAATTGAAGACATGACCCGCCCTATTATGGACATGCAATTCATGCCGAATATTGAAGGGGCATTAAATAAAGGCTTTACGGAGACCGTTTACTGGCTTCGCTTTCAAGTGCAGAATGCATCGCCTGATAAAACCTGGCTGCTTGAAGTTGCAGCTCCATCCTTGAGCAGCGCAACTTTGTATTCGCCGGCTGAAAACGGGGGTTATTCAGCGAAAGAACTTGGAAGAAACAGTGATTTGAAGGAACGCGAAGTTTACCACCGGAATCTGGTATACAATTTGGAATTGGAAGAAGGAGCGATAAAAACATACTATATGCGGGTTGAATCAGAAGGCCCTCTTCAAATTCCGGTATCTATTTGGGAGTCGAAGCGGTTTGAGGAAAAGGCCCGTACGACCACAGTGTTTATTGGAATTGTCAGCGGCATTCTGTTTGTTGTATTGCTCTACCATTTCGCGCAGTTTATAAAAGTCCGCCAATTGAGTTATTTGTATTTCGTGTTCTTGGCATTTTCATTCATCTTTACTTTTACTTCAATGGCTGGCTTGACCTTGACATTTATTTGGCCGGATCTACTATGGCTTAATGAACAGTTTTTATTGTTGCTTGCCGGCTTCTCCAATGTATTTGTGCTTCTGTTTACCGAAAACTTTCTGGATGTGCGCCGCCATTTGACGAGAGCCAAGCGCATATTCCAACTGTTGAGCATCACCAGTTTAGCTGGAATTGCCATGCTGCTTTTTTCGAATGAGGGGGCCCGTTGGCTAATCCCGGCAATGCTCATCGCCAGTCTGGCGTTTATTTTTTCCATGGCTATCTTCAGTGTACAAAAAGGGATTATTTATTCCCGTTATTTTGCTGCTGCCGCCTTCTTTTTGTTTTTTGGAACAGCCTTTTCATTTTTGACCCTTGCAGGAAATATTCCTTTTACCGGAAGGTCGCATCATGCCGGGTATATCGCAGTATGCCTAGGAGTTTTATTGATAGCATTGGCATTGGCTGATAAAGCTGATGTAAAAAGGCAGGAGAAATACGAACTGGAAAGAAAAGCGATTGAACGGCAACGGCTTGCCATGGAATCATTAAAACATGCAAATGAACGGAAAGATGAGCTGCTGGCTGTGACTTCCCATAATCTGCGGACGCCCTTATACGGCATGATTGGCATTGCGGAATCCTTGCAGGAAATGTCAGCGGGAAGAATTTCCCCAGCAATGTCCCATCAACTGGGCACAATCATTTCCAGCGGGAAAAAACTGGCGCATATGATCAACGATATCCTTGATTTTTCAAAGCTCAAACAAAACACACTGGATATCCATGTTGAACCGGTCCATTTAGCCGATACGGCAGAAACAGTCATCACGCTGTGTGCGCCGCTCGTCAAAGAGAAACAAGTTGCCTTGTATCATACCATTTCCGATAATTTGCCTCTTGTCATTGCTGATCCGGACCGGGTGCAGCAAGTCCTTTTCAACTTGATCGGCAATGCTGTGAAATATACGCAAACCGGAGAAATCGTTGTTTCCGCCCAAAAAACAGGGAAACAAATTAAAATTTCTGTACGCGATACCGGCAAAGGGATACAAGAAGACAAGATTTCTTCGCTCTTTGAACCTTATCGCCCGGAAGAATCCGATGATGGCGAAGGCCGGGGTGTAGGAATCGGTTTGAATATCTCCAAACGGCTTGTTGAACTCCAGGGCGGCTGGGTGGAAGTTGAGTCGAAAGTAGGGACCGGTTCCATCTTCAGTTTTACGCTCCCAATTTACGTGAAAGAAGAATTGGAAGAACCGGAACCGAACGGGAATCTGGTTGTAGAAGAAATGTCATCGGAAGAATTGGCGCATACCATGGCCCAGCGCAGATTCGACCGAAAACAGATACGGATTCTGGTAGTTGATCCGGAAGGTGTGAACCGCCAGATGGTAACCTATCAGCTGATGCGTGAAGACTATGAAGTGGCTGGAGTGACTAGCGGGGAAGATGCGTTGCAGCTGCTTGAAGAACGGCCCATTGATATGGTGATATTGGAGTGGGAATTGGCGGATATGTCTGGAGACGAACTCAGCCGAAGCATCCGGAAAAAGTTCACATTAACGGAATTGCCGATCCTGATGCTGTCGAAAGAGGAAGGCCTCGAGCATAAAACCAATGCCTTTACTGCAGGGGCAAATGACTATTTGGTGAAACCATGCGACAAAGAAGAGTTTATGGCACGGGTCGAAACACTGGCCAATTTACGAAGCCTGACTCAGGAAATCACCAATATCAATTATTTCCTGGAACGCAATATTAAAGAACGGACCATGGCGCTCGAAATCACCAATATGAACTTGGTGACGGTCAACGATGAAATTCAGGAAATCGAAAAATCCCGCAATGAGATGCTGTCCACGATTTCCCATGAACTCGGCACACCGATTACACTGATCCATAGCTACATCCAAGCTGTAAAAGAGAGTTTGATTGATGAAAAGAATCCAAGGTATTTGGATATGATCCACAATAAATTGCTGTTGCTGGAACGGCTGACCGAAGACTTGGTCGAGCTTTCGAAATACAAATCCGGCAACATGACTTTGCGCTTTGAACAAGTGAAATTAGGAGATTGGCTTCAGCGCCTCGTTCTGGGCATGGAGTATGATGTAACGCAAAGCGGGCGCATTTTTGAACATCAAAAAGGAAAGCATGAGCCTTGGCAGGATAGAATGGCATTGTCCATCGATGTGGACCGGATTGATCAAGTATTCTCGAATGTTTTGTGGAATGCTGTCAAACATACATCATCCATCGATGGAAAAATTACGGTGTCTGCTGAAGTGTTTACCCACGATAAAGAAGACACAGTGTTGGATCTGGAAGAGTTTGACGGTGAAGTCATCATAAAAGTAGCGGACACCGGAAGCGGAATCGACAAAGATATACTGCCGCATATATTTGACCGCTTCTTCAAAATGGATGCTTCAGCCACATACAAAGGCAGCGGCCTTGGGCTCGCCATCGCAAAAGAAATCATTCTTTCGCATAAAGGGGAGATTTGGGCAGAAAGCGAAGTGGGCAAAGGAAGTGTATTCTACATCGCATTGCCTTTAAATTTCTGA
- a CDS encoding LCP family glycopolymer transferase, translated as MVKHNGGSRARKKSRWVTRSMVFLLLAGIVYLVILFPKASNTLDEIHQPIAREASPLREEKVVLEEKNPISVLLLGVDEREDDRGRSDTMIVLTINPTGNSTKMVSIPRDTYTEIVGLDRLDKINHAYAFGGIDMSLDTTEKLLDIPIDYVVQLNMEGFKDVIDALDGITVDNAFAFDDFKKGELTLTGDQALDFVQMRKQDPNGDFGRQDRQKQVIQSIMSEAVSATTLFNYPKIFDALGNNVKTNMEFSEMIDIQKNYRSASTDVEQLVFEKGYGETIGGIWYYMMDKEELSVVKAELKGHLGLK; from the coding sequence ATGGTCAAACACAATGGCGGCAGTAGAGCTAGAAAAAAAAGCCGTTGGGTCACTCGCTCGATGGTATTTCTCCTTTTGGCCGGAATTGTATATTTGGTGATTCTTTTTCCTAAAGCTTCTAATACACTGGATGAAATCCATCAGCCTATTGCAAGAGAAGCCTCCCCTTTGCGCGAAGAAAAAGTAGTGCTGGAAGAAAAGAATCCCATTTCCGTTCTGCTGTTGGGCGTTGATGAGCGCGAAGATGACCGCGGGCGTTCGGATACAATGATTGTATTGACCATCAATCCTACTGGCAATTCCACTAAAATGGTCAGCATCCCGCGGGATACGTACACAGAAATCGTCGGGCTTGATAGATTGGATAAAATCAACCACGCCTACGCCTTCGGCGGAATTGATATGTCGCTTGATACGACGGAAAAGCTACTGGATATTCCGATTGATTACGTGGTGCAGCTGAATATGGAAGGATTTAAAGACGTCATTGATGCTTTGGATGGCATTACCGTCGACAACGCCTTTGCCTTTGATGACTTCAAAAAAGGGGAATTGACCTTAACCGGCGACCAGGCTTTGGACTTTGTGCAGATGCGAAAACAAGATCCTAACGGCGATTTCGGCCGGCAGGACCGGCAAAAACAAGTCATTCAAAGCATTATGTCGGAAGCTGTTTCCGCCACGACCCTATTCAACTATCCAAAAATTTTTGACGCCTTGGGCAATAATGTCAAAACCAATATGGAGTTCAGCGAGATGATCGACATCCAAAAAAATTACCGCAGCGCTTCAACCGATGTCGAACAGCTAGTTTTTGAAAAAGGCTACGGCGAAACCATTGGGGGAATTTGGTATTATATGATGGACAAAGAGGAATTATCTGTTGTCAAAGCAGAACTGAAGGGGCATTTGGGATTGAAATAG
- a CDS encoding alpha/beta fold hydrolase translates to MIENAFYSQDKHGPYKLFNLGNFELEEGGIIPDCKLAYATHGKLNEKKDNVIIMPTWFSGTSKDYESYIGKGRALDPVEYFIIVINQIGNGLSSSPHNSLPPVSMQSFPKVRIGDDVRAQHRLVTELFGVQEVALVVGGSMGAQQTYEWAVRYPEMVKRAAPIAGTAKNTIHDFLFTQTLIDAITSDPGWNLGEYRSNAEVADGLKRHADIWAVMGFCSEFFNLEKWDLFGVESAEELVEGFLEPFFQMMDPNALLAMAWKWQRGDVSRLADGNLAEALGRIQAKVFVMPIDTDMFFPPADCEREQQMIPNSELKVIRSLAGHFGLFGGEGPSYHGQIDEHLKALLAVPVSESIVEQ, encoded by the coding sequence ATGATTGAAAACGCTTTTTATTCACAGGATAAGCACGGTCCATATAAACTTTTCAATTTGGGGAATTTTGAGTTGGAAGAGGGAGGCATTATTCCCGACTGCAAACTGGCCTATGCAACACATGGAAAATTGAACGAGAAAAAAGACAATGTCATTATTATGCCAACGTGGTTTTCAGGGACGAGCAAAGATTACGAATCTTACATAGGAAAAGGCAGAGCACTCGATCCGGTTGAATATTTTATCATTGTCATTAACCAGATCGGAAACGGATTATCGAGTTCTCCGCACAATAGCCTGCCGCCCGTCAGCATGCAAAGTTTTCCGAAGGTGCGCATCGGCGATGACGTACGGGCACAGCACCGGCTAGTGACGGAATTGTTTGGCGTACAGGAAGTGGCGCTTGTAGTCGGCGGTTCGATGGGGGCACAGCAAACGTATGAATGGGCAGTCCGGTATCCGGAAATGGTCAAACGGGCAGCACCGATTGCGGGCACTGCTAAAAACACCATCCATGATTTTTTGTTCACCCAGACTTTGATTGACGCGATCACTTCTGATCCAGGGTGGAACCTTGGGGAATACCGGTCAAACGCAGAAGTCGCGGATGGACTGAAGCGGCATGCGGATATTTGGGCGGTAATGGGTTTTTGTTCGGAGTTTTTCAATCTCGAGAAATGGGACTTGTTTGGGGTGGAGTCTGCCGAAGAACTAGTAGAAGGATTTCTTGAGCCTTTCTTTCAGATGATGGATCCAAATGCGCTGCTCGCTATGGCGTGGAAATGGCAACGCGGCGATGTCAGCCGATTGGCAGACGGCAATTTAGCGGAAGCGCTTGGACGCATTCAAGCAAAAGTATTTGTGATGCCGATTGACACAGACATGTTCTTCCCGCCCGCTGATTGCGAGCGGGAACAGCAAATGATTCCAAACAGTGAGCTGAAAGTCATCCGCAGCCTCGCAGGCCACTTTGGCTTGTTTGGCGGAGAAGGGCCCAGCTACCATGGCCAAATCGACGAACACTTGAAAGCATTGCTGGCAGTACCGGTATCGGAAAGCATTGTCGAACAATGA
- the pdxA gene encoding 4-hydroxythreonine-4-phosphate dehydrogenase PdxA encodes MQTIKPIIGITMGDAAGVGPEIILKSFEHDIVHESSRAFVIGDASILERAKGFTGSTKSINRISQPSEAKFEREAIDCLDLNLLSEDLPVGQVSPEAGNAAFQYLAKAISLANAKEIDAICTAPLNKEALQKGGHMYPGHTEILAELTGTKDFSMMLSAPNLKVIHVTTHVGIIDAINMITPERVLHVIQLAHDTLTKAGIENPKIAVCGINPHAGENGLFGYGEEEEKVIPAVEKAKAAGIDVQGPLPADTLFFRTVRGDFDIVVAMYHDQGHAPVKVLGLEAGVNITVGLPIIRTSVDHGTAFDIAGTGKADEKSLVEALRQAVELAPKK; translated from the coding sequence ATGCAAACAATTAAACCGATTATCGGAATTACGATGGGAGACGCAGCAGGCGTTGGGCCTGAAATTATACTGAAGAGCTTTGAACATGACATTGTACACGAATCAAGCCGGGCGTTTGTCATTGGCGATGCGTCCATACTGGAACGGGCAAAAGGATTTACAGGAAGCACAAAATCCATCAACCGCATCAGCCAGCCTTCAGAAGCGAAATTTGAAAGAGAGGCCATCGATTGCCTGGATTTAAATTTGCTTTCTGAAGATTTGCCGGTTGGCCAAGTGTCGCCAGAAGCGGGAAACGCAGCTTTTCAATACCTGGCAAAAGCGATTAGCCTAGCAAATGCGAAGGAAATCGATGCCATTTGTACAGCACCATTGAATAAAGAAGCCCTTCAAAAAGGCGGCCATATGTATCCCGGGCATACGGAAATTTTGGCTGAGTTGACCGGCACTAAAGATTTCTCCATGATGCTGTCTGCACCGAATTTAAAAGTGATCCATGTAACGACGCATGTCGGTATTATAGATGCCATCAACATGATTACACCGGAACGGGTCCTGCACGTTATTCAATTGGCCCATGACACCTTGACGAAAGCGGGAATTGAAAACCCGAAAATCGCCGTGTGCGGAATCAATCCGCATGCAGGGGAAAACGGTTTGTTCGGGTATGGTGAAGAAGAAGAAAAAGTGATTCCGGCAGTAGAAAAAGCGAAAGCGGCAGGCATTGATGTCCAAGGGCCGCTGCCTGCTGATACGCTGTTTTTCCGTACGGTCCGCGGAGATTTTGATATTGTTGTTGCGATGTATCATGACCAGGGCCATGCACCCGTTAAAGTGCTGGGGCTTGAAGCGGGAGTTAATATCACCGTAGGCCTGCCGATTATCCGGACCAGCGTCGATCACGGAACAGCATTCGACATTGCTGGGACCGGAAAAGCAGATGAAAAAAGTTTAGTGGAGGCACTTCGCCAGGCGGTAGAGCTGGCGCCAAAAAAATAA